The Panicum hallii strain FIL2 chromosome 9, PHallii_v3.1, whole genome shotgun sequence genome has a window encoding:
- the LOC112874625 gene encoding UDP-glycosyltransferase 92A1-like, whose product MGHEQEHGGRGAGHLLLFPFLAQGHLIPFLNLARRLESLGRRGGSGQRRLEVTIVSTPRNVAGLRRAVPAGSSIGFAELPFSPPDHGLPPDAESTDAVPLRSFAAFYFATELLRPPFEELVAEVTGREGRQNVCVLADIFLGWTAESARALGVQHRVFLTSGAYASAVTFSIWLRPPAFPRPTGPDDEQALQDFPDVRVRYVEFLNVVVTEDYATNPMLAYLCRMVSLHFCHSGGLVINTSEEIEPRGLHLIRKLSGLPTFAVGPLTGGRTPSSADTAGDEDACIRFLDSKPPASVLYVSFGSQNTIPASQMMELARGLEASGRPFIWAVRPPVEFDGTEEFRGEWLPDGFEDRVAAAARGVVVRGWAPQVAILAHASTGAFLSHCGWNSVLESLWHGVPVVGWPLMGDQMFDSRMLEQLGVGMEVASGRMFGGLGKGWDHVRDVVDTVLGDGEKARGMRRKAAELKELARAAVSVRDDGQVKGSSVLAMERLLDGAFG is encoded by the coding sequence ATGGGTCACGAGCAAGAgcacggcggccgcggcgccggccacctcctcctcttcccGTTCCTGGCGCAAGGCCACCTCATCCCGTTCCTCAACCTGGCCAGGCGCCTCGAGAGCCtagggcggcgtggcggcaGCGGCCAGCGCCGTCTCGAGGTCACCATCGTCAGCACGCCTCGCAACGTCGCCGGCCTCCGGCGCGCGGTGCCGGCCGGATCGTCCATCGGCTTCGCCGAGCTGCCGTTCTCGCCGCCGGACCATGGCCTGCCGCCAGACGCCGAGAGCACCGACGCCGTCCCGCTCCGTTCCTTCGCCGCCTTCTACTTCGCCACGGAGCTGCTCCGGCCGCCGTTCGAGGAGCTCGTGGCGGAGGTCACGGGGAGGGAAGGGCGCCAGAACGTGTGCGTCCTCGCGGACATCTTCCTGGGATGGACGGCCGAGAGCGCCCGCGCGCTCGGCGTCCAGCACCGCGTGTTCCTCACCTCCGGCGCCTATGCCTCCGCCGTCACCTTCTCAATCTGGCTCCGCCCGCCGGCGTTCCCGCGCCCCACCGGCCCCGACGACGAGCAGGCGCTGCAGGACTTCCCCGACGTGCGCGTCCGGTACGTGGAGTTCCTGAACGTGGTCGTCACGGAGGACTACGCGACAAACCCCATGTTGGCGTACCTGTGCCGGATGGTCAGCCTCCACTTCTGCCACTCGGGCGGTCTCGTCATCAACACCTCGGAAGAGATCGAGCCGAGAGGTCTCCACCTCATCAGGAAGCTCTCCGGGCTGCCGACGTTCGCCGTCGGTCCCCTCACCGGCGGCCGAACACCTTCGTCGGCGGACACCGCAGGAGACGAGGACGCATGCATCAGGTTCCTGGACTCCAAGCCGCCGGCGTCCGTCCTGTACGTGTCGTTCGGGTCGCAGAACACGATCCCGGCGTCGCAGATGATGGAGCTGGCGCGGGGGCTGGAGGCCAGCGGGCGGCCGTTCATCTGGGCGGTGCGGCCACCGGTGGAGTTCGACGGGACGGAGGAGTTTCGCGGCGAGTGGCTCCCCGACGGCTTCGAGGACCGCGTCGCGGCCGCGGCGCGAGGCGTGGTGGTGCGGGGGTGGGCGCCGCAGGTGGCCATCCTGGCGCACGCGTCCACGGGCGCGTTCCTGAGCCACTGCGGGTGGAACTCGGTGCTGGAGAGCCTGTGGCACGGCGTGCCGGTGGTGGGCTGGCCGCTCATGGGCGACCAGATGTTCGACTCCCGCATGCTGGAGCAGCTCGGCGTCGGCATGGAGGTGGCGTCCGGGAGGATGTTCGGCGGGCTGGGCAAGGGGTGGGATCACGTGAGGGACGTCGTGGACACGGTGCTCGGGGACGGCGAGAAGGCGCGGGGCATGCGGCGGAAGGCCGCGGAGCTGAAGGAGTTGGCACGCGCGGCTGTAAGTGTCCGAGACGACGGCCAGGTGAAGGGCTCCTCCGTGCTCGCCATGGAGCGCCTCCTCGATGGGGCCTTCGGTTGA